A DNA window from Leptolyngbya sp. KIOST-1 contains the following coding sequences:
- a CDS encoding YcbK family protein, which produces MNQVLRVNQPTVFVIRPEPPSQLAANEQVAIAAGTVYPLHSYAYADIDGGFNGHVKVALRDRTISGFNTWFVPGRHIQIEADGVLVYPHEDQETIPILWINVGTLLKRRPLDSTLLDPSETVAVSRGRTFSLHSYAFADSQGNFNNHIKFAIRNTEDFVNGLSTWFVFTPHAFVTLDDEVVYPRPDPNAFILRVIANTLFKRRPVDSSQLASNERVAAPPGTTIVLAAYAFADAQGSFNGHIRFTIRYVKDDINNLNTWYVFQGHARVERAGVVVYPPPAPPAPPPPPQYVGRPFRLPGNTSTFYTDQPIIPGGNFTWGEATRDATRIPETVTIVNNIIGLARALQPVRDRLNRPFQVNSWYRPPAVNAAVGGASQSQHLFGRAVDVQVQGLSGRQVANAVMLTWPGGVGIYSNIPNIIHLDTGPRRVWGF; this is translated from the coding sequence GTGAATCAAGTTTTACGGGTAAATCAGCCCACGGTGTTTGTGATCAGGCCCGAGCCTCCGTCCCAGCTGGCGGCCAACGAACAGGTGGCGATCGCGGCGGGCACCGTCTACCCCCTCCATTCCTACGCCTACGCCGATATCGACGGTGGGTTTAACGGTCACGTCAAGGTCGCCCTCCGCGATCGCACCATCAGCGGCTTCAACACCTGGTTTGTGCCGGGTCGGCACATTCAGATCGAGGCCGATGGCGTGCTGGTCTACCCCCACGAAGACCAGGAAACCATACCCATTCTGTGGATCAACGTCGGCACCCTGCTGAAGCGCCGCCCCCTCGACTCTACGCTACTGGACCCCAGCGAAACCGTGGCCGTGTCGCGGGGGCGCACCTTTAGCCTGCACTCCTACGCCTTTGCCGACAGCCAGGGCAACTTCAACAACCACATCAAGTTTGCCATTCGCAACACCGAAGACTTTGTCAATGGCCTCAGCACCTGGTTTGTGTTTACCCCCCACGCCTTTGTCACCCTGGACGACGAGGTGGTCTACCCGCGCCCGGACCCCAACGCCTTTATTCTGCGGGTGATTGCCAACACCCTGTTCAAGCGGCGCCCGGTGGACAGTAGCCAACTGGCCTCCAACGAACGGGTGGCGGCACCACCTGGCACCACCATTGTGCTGGCTGCCTACGCCTTTGCCGATGCCCAGGGGTCGTTTAATGGGCATATTCGCTTTACCATTCGCTACGTCAAAGACGACATCAACAACCTCAACACCTGGTACGTGTTCCAGGGCCACGCCCGGGTCGAGCGGGCTGGGGTTGTGGTGTATCCCCCCCCGGCCCCACCGGCCCCACCGCCGCCACCCCAGTACGTCGGACGCCCCTTCCGGCTGCCGGGCAATACCTCCACGTTTTACACCGACCAGCCGATCATTCCCGGCGGCAACTTTACCTGGGGCGAGGCCACCCGCGACGCCACCCGCATTCCCGAAACCGTGACCATCGTCAACAACATCATTGGCCTGGCCCGGGCCCTGCAGCCGGTGCGCGATCGCCTCAATCGCCCCTTTCAGGTCAACTCCTGGTATCGCCCGCCCGCGGTCAACGCGGCGGTGGGGGGCGCGTCCCAGAGCCAGCATTTGTTTGGCCGGGCGGTGGATGTGCAGGTGCAGGGGCTCAGCGGCCGCCAGGTGGCCAACGCGGTGATGCTCACCTGGCCAGGGGGGGTCGGCATCTACAGCAACATTCCCAACATCATTCACCTCGACACCGGCCCCAGGCGGGTCTGGGGCTTTTAG
- a CDS encoding Gfo/Idh/MocA family protein produces MPSPQPAVTQQPLNQGEQKIRYAIVGLGWFAQVAAMPSFPNAENSEVVALVSDDPTKQKELSQKYGIRHTYSYDQYEDCLTSGEIDAVYIALPNHLHCEYTVRAANQGIHVLCEKPMATTVAEGEQMIEACRRNGVKLMIAYRLHLDPANMRAVEIAQSGQIGEPRFFNSVFSQQVTGDNTRLQRATGGGTLEDIGIYCINAARYLFQDEPTEVFAVAANNGEERFREVDEMTSVILRFPRQRLANFTVSFGASKVSTYQVVGTQGDLRLDPAYAWQGELTHYLTIDGETREQSFEPHGQLAAEFAYFSNCILQNEDLEPSGVEGLNDIRIIQALHQSIEARQPVPLETMDHPPHPNPDLITVRSPNADQPKPVHAASPGNS; encoded by the coding sequence ATGCCCTCACCTCAACCTGCCGTTACCCAGCAACCCTTGAACCAGGGGGAGCAAAAAATTCGCTACGCCATTGTGGGCCTGGGTTGGTTTGCTCAGGTTGCGGCTATGCCCTCCTTTCCCAATGCCGAAAACTCCGAAGTTGTGGCGCTGGTCTCTGACGACCCCACCAAGCAAAAAGAGCTGAGCCAGAAGTATGGCATTCGGCACACCTACAGCTACGACCAGTACGAAGACTGTCTGACCAGCGGCGAGATCGATGCGGTCTACATTGCGCTGCCCAACCACCTGCACTGCGAGTACACGGTGCGGGCCGCCAACCAGGGCATTCACGTGCTGTGCGAAAAGCCGATGGCCACCACCGTCGCCGAGGGCGAACAGATGATTGAGGCCTGCCGTCGCAACGGCGTTAAGCTGATGATTGCCTACCGCCTGCACCTCGACCCCGCCAACATGCGGGCGGTTGAGATCGCGCAGTCGGGTCAGATTGGCGAGCCTCGCTTCTTCAACTCGGTTTTTTCTCAGCAGGTGACGGGGGACAACACTCGCCTGCAGCGAGCAACGGGCGGCGGCACCCTCGAAGACATCGGCATTTACTGCATCAACGCGGCGCGATACCTGTTTCAGGACGAACCGACGGAGGTATTTGCCGTGGCCGCCAACAACGGCGAAGAGCGCTTTCGCGAAGTGGACGAAATGACCAGCGTGATTCTGCGCTTTCCCCGGCAGCGGCTGGCCAACTTTACCGTCAGCTTTGGGGCCAGCAAAGTATCGACCTATCAGGTCGTCGGCACCCAGGGCGATTTGCGCCTCGACCCGGCCTATGCCTGGCAGGGCGAACTGACCCACTACCTGACTATCGATGGCGAAACCCGGGAACAGTCCTTTGAGCCCCACGGTCAGTTGGCGGCTGAGTTTGCCTACTTTTCAAACTGCATTTTGCAGAATGAGGACCTGGAGCCGTCCGGGGTGGAAGGGCTAAACGATATTCGGATTATCCAGGCGCTGCACCAGTCGATCGAGGCCCGGCAACCGGTGCCCCTGGAGACCATGGATCACCCCCCTCATCCCAACCCCGACCTGATCACGGTGCGCTCGCCCAATGCAGATCAGCCAAAGCCTGTCCATGCCGCCAGTCCGGGGAACAGCTAG
- the gntT gene encoding guanitoxin biosynthesis MATE family efflux transporter GntT: protein MARNSPSPPVAPDSSPPPTFLPSFLRLAAANIISNLMVPLAALVDTAFLGHLDDIRHLGGVALATVIFNVVYWSFGFLRMGTTGTTAQARGRGDRDELWLILLRNGAIALTFGLLILLLQAPIRNLGFALLSGEPQVRAAGLEFYNARIWDAPAVLLNLVLMGWFLGREKGRRVIALSMVGNGSNVVFNYLFINQLGWASTGAGLGTAMSQYLTLLLGVGLLAREGGFQKLWAVLPQGWNAEAIKGLFLLNRDILVRTFALVLSFALFTNVSSALGTQTLAANTLLLQVVTLSAYFIDGIAFATESFAGRFYGSGEGAHLRRLLSLGGLISIALGLSFALAFVLFPQPLFGLLTGHQEVIATVQTYVVWLVPVLGLGAIAYMLDGYFLGLTAGQVLRNATVLAAGVGFLPLALLAQSLGSAHLLWLALVGLMAARALTLLWAVPRSLA, encoded by the coding sequence ATGGCCCGCAATTCCCCTTCGCCCCCAGTCGCCCCCGATTCCTCGCCCCCGCCTACCTTTCTGCCCAGCTTTCTCCGGCTGGCGGCGGCCAACATCATCTCCAACCTGATGGTGCCCCTGGCGGCCCTGGTGGATACCGCCTTTCTCGGCCACCTCGACGACATCCGCCACCTGGGCGGCGTGGCCCTGGCCACGGTAATTTTTAACGTGGTGTACTGGAGCTTTGGCTTTTTGCGCATGGGCACCACCGGCACCACGGCCCAGGCGCGGGGGCGCGGCGATCGCGACGAACTGTGGCTGATTCTGCTGCGCAACGGGGCGATCGCCCTCACCTTTGGTCTGCTGATTCTGCTGCTGCAAGCCCCCATTCGCAACCTGGGCTTTGCCCTGCTCAGCGGCGAACCGCAGGTGCGGGCAGCGGGGCTGGAGTTCTACAACGCCCGCATTTGGGATGCCCCGGCGGTGCTGCTGAACCTGGTGCTGATGGGCTGGTTTTTGGGCCGGGAGAAGGGGCGACGAGTGATTGCCCTGTCGATGGTGGGCAATGGCAGCAACGTGGTGTTTAACTACCTGTTCATTAACCAACTGGGCTGGGCCAGTACCGGGGCTGGTCTGGGTACGGCCATGAGTCAATACCTGACCCTACTGCTTGGGGTGGGCTTGCTAGCCCGCGAAGGGGGCTTTCAAAAGCTCTGGGCGGTGCTGCCCCAGGGGTGGAATGCTGAAGCGATCAAGGGGTTATTTTTGCTCAACCGCGACATTCTGGTGCGCACCTTCGCCCTGGTGCTGAGCTTTGCCCTGTTTACCAACGTCAGCTCCGCCCTGGGCACCCAGACCCTGGCGGCCAACACCCTGCTGCTGCAGGTGGTGACGCTGTCGGCCTACTTTATCGACGGCATTGCCTTTGCCACCGAAAGCTTTGCGGGGCGATTCTACGGCAGCGGCGAGGGTGCTCACCTGCGCCGGCTCCTTAGCCTGGGAGGCCTCATCAGCATTGCCCTGGGGCTGTCCTTCGCCCTGGCCTTTGTGCTGTTTCCGCAGCCGCTGTTTGGCTTGCTGACCGGCCACCAGGAGGTGATTGCTACGGTGCAGACCTACGTAGTCTGGCTGGTGCCGGTGCTGGGGCTGGGGGCGATCGCCTACATGCTCGACGGCTACTTTCTGGGCCTCACCGCTGGCCAGGTTCTCCGCAACGCCACGGTACTGGCGGCGGGGGTGGGGTTCTTGCCCCTGGCGCTGCTGGCCCAGTCCCTCGGCAGCGCTCACCTGCTGTGGCTGGCCCTGGTGGGGTTGATGGCGGCCCGCGCCCTCACCCTGCTCTGGGCGGTGCCCAGGTCTCTGGCCTGA
- a CDS encoding diguanylate cyclase domain-containing protein — MSAESRPLPELEPALGDPSKANVDADGAAAIATTESAASDLSSGLTWQALFDASPDGMLIANHEGIFVAVNEAACGLLELPPQAVVGRRIADFLVFESDFDRLWQEFLAAGQMRGEQRLRLNSGAIKTVEFAATAHVYPNHHLFILRDITQRKQSDIDRDVLSRQLEQWMISSSEKLQRTEAALRLQQQRIDSILNSLECVVWSVHPETLETIYVNATAKTIYGYDPEAFVADANLWFNCLHPEDEPLLRDDIEALMQDAKIDREYRIFRADGTERWVRGQARLVRNAEGKPLRIDGTTTDISDRKRAELALKDHQATQQVILDAIPDLMMRVNRDGYILNLISGGEITLYGPIAANERQSVYQDFPRDLADQRMYYVRLALETGTPQRYEHALELNHKLHYEESRVMPLNADEVLVIVRDITDRKQAEATQAELNQKLQLVNAELNRLATVDGLTEIANRRSFDQALDLEWQRARRQQRFLSLILCDIDYFKPYNDNYGHLAGDDCLRQVAQVLSSVAQRPGDLAARYGGEEFVLLLPDTTLAGAIEVVEKVQAAIAQCQMPHAYSQVSVFLTLSFGVVCHRPSIKEHSPRELIHQADLALYEAKAQGRNGYVVSDGLGE; from the coding sequence TTGTCCGCTGAATCGCGCCCTTTACCTGAGCTAGAGCCTGCCCTGGGAGACCCGTCCAAGGCTAATGTTGATGCGGATGGGGCAGCGGCGATCGCAACGACTGAATCAGCCGCCTCAGACCTGTCCTCTGGCCTGACCTGGCAGGCCCTGTTTGATGCCTCCCCCGATGGCATGCTGATTGCCAACCACGAGGGCATCTTCGTGGCGGTTAATGAAGCCGCCTGTGGGCTGCTCGAGCTGCCCCCTCAGGCCGTCGTGGGCCGACGAATCGCCGATTTTTTGGTGTTTGAGTCCGACTTTGACCGCCTCTGGCAGGAGTTTCTCGCTGCCGGGCAGATGCGGGGTGAACAGCGGCTGCGGCTCAACAGTGGTGCTATCAAAACGGTGGAGTTTGCCGCTACGGCCCATGTCTACCCCAATCACCACCTGTTTATCCTGCGGGACATTACCCAGCGCAAGCAAAGCGACATCGATCGTGACGTGCTCTCCCGCCAGCTCGAGCAGTGGATGATCAGCAGCTCCGAAAAGCTGCAGCGTACCGAGGCCGCCCTGCGACTCCAGCAGCAGCGCATCGACAGCATTCTCAACTCCCTGGAGTGCGTGGTCTGGTCAGTTCACCCTGAGACGCTGGAGACCATCTACGTCAACGCCACCGCCAAAACTATCTACGGGTACGATCCAGAGGCCTTTGTCGCCGACGCCAACCTGTGGTTTAACTGCCTTCACCCGGAGGATGAACCCCTGCTGCGGGACGATATTGAAGCCCTGATGCAGGACGCCAAAATTGACCGCGAGTACCGCATTTTTAGGGCTGATGGCACCGAGCGCTGGGTGCGGGGTCAGGCCCGCCTGGTGCGGAACGCCGAGGGCAAGCCCCTCCGCATCGACGGCACCACGACCGATATTAGCGATCGCAAACGAGCCGAGCTAGCCCTCAAAGACCACCAGGCTACCCAGCAGGTGATCCTAGATGCCATCCCCGACCTGATGATGCGGGTCAACCGCGACGGGTATATTCTCAACCTGATTTCGGGGGGCGAGATTACGCTCTATGGCCCCATTGCGGCCAACGAGCGCCAGTCGGTGTATCAGGATTTCCCCAGGGATCTGGCCGACCAGCGCATGTACTACGTCCGGTTGGCCCTGGAGACGGGCACCCCCCAGCGCTATGAGCACGCCCTGGAACTCAACCACAAGCTGCACTACGAGGAATCGCGGGTAATGCCCCTCAACGCCGATGAGGTGCTGGTGATTGTGCGCGACATTACCGATCGCAAGCAGGCCGAGGCCACCCAGGCCGAACTGAACCAAAAGCTGCAGCTGGTCAACGCCGAGCTGAACCGCCTCGCCACCGTGGACGGGCTGACGGAAATTGCCAACCGCCGCAGCTTTGACCAGGCTCTGGATCTGGAGTGGCAGCGGGCCCGCCGCCAGCAGCGGTTTCTGTCGCTCATCCTCTGCGATATTGACTACTTCAAGCCCTACAACGACAACTACGGCCACCTGGCCGGGGACGACTGCCTGCGCCAGGTGGCACAGGTGCTCAGCTCGGTAGCCCAGCGACCGGGGGATCTGGCCGCCCGCTACGGCGGAGAAGAATTTGTGCTGCTGCTGCCCGACACCACCCTGGCGGGGGCAATCGAGGTGGTTGAAAAAGTTCAGGCAGCGATCGCCCAGTGTCAGATGCCCCACGCCTACTCCCAGGTGTCTGTGTTTCTGACCCTCAGCTTTGGCGTCGTCTGCCATCGCCCCTCCATCAAAGAGCACTCCCCCCGCGAGCTGATTCACCAGGCCGATCTGGCCCTCTACGAGGCCAAGGCCCAGGGCCGCAACGGCTATGTGGTCAGCGATGGCCTGGGGGAGTGA
- the glgP gene encoding alpha-glucan family phosphorylase, with product MASVTRLKAKLPTPLVSLADLAYNYWWSWTEERVSLFSTIDPTRWQDCGHNPVALLEAVPHERLWQVAEDPYYLNRLRHLTSQFETYRRSGHPLQGGNRAAWASQVAPQLSPDRPVAYFCIEFGLHESLPLYAGGLGVLAGDSLKSASDLGVPMVGVGLLYRQGYCHQHLNRSGWQEEHYAHCEVNHLPMELVRDEFGQPVTIKLDIRQRPVRVQVWRVQVGRSQLYLLDTDRSDNDPLDRRITSQLYGGNPETRLAQALVLGIGGVRMLYALDIEPMVYHLNGSHGAFGLLEVALRDLRYSEADFGAIATQVRQRSVFTTHSPVSAASNVFAADLIESFLGGYWPHLGLSREDFLALGNRRPDDPWDLFSMTVLALRLSGKANGVSPRHGELCREMWQALYPDRAVEQVPIGAITNGVHAATWTAPLMGDLYRQYLGYDDPTPTPDPSRWSRIDAIPDEQLWQRHSLLKERLIAYTRDRVRTARLSRGEAADEIAAVDHLLDPAVLTLGFGRRFSPYKRGELLFSDLHRAIRILAHPRRPIQIVFAGKANPTDEEGKRIIQRLMEWCRHPALRDRVAFIEDYDMAVAKRLLAGVDLWLNHPRRPEASGTSGQKVALNGGLNCATLDGWWAEAYQAGGAGQVANGWVIGKANPATDHDSQNHQDADSLYDLLEHHIAPLYYQRDLAGLPRQWIAMMKASIQSCAPYYNSDRMVADYLTQMYLPSPEPVAVGAGG from the coding sequence ATGGCTTCCGTAACCCGCCTCAAGGCCAAACTCCCCACCCCCCTGGTATCCCTGGCCGATCTGGCCTACAACTACTGGTGGAGCTGGACTGAGGAACGGGTTTCGCTGTTTAGCACCATTGACCCCACCCGCTGGCAGGACTGTGGCCACAATCCGGTGGCGCTGCTGGAGGCCGTCCCCCACGAGCGGCTTTGGCAGGTGGCCGAAGATCCTTACTACCTCAATCGGCTGCGGCACTTGACCAGCCAGTTCGAGACCTACCGCCGCAGCGGTCACCCCTTACAGGGGGGCAATCGGGCGGCCTGGGCCAGCCAGGTCGCCCCTCAGCTCAGCCCCGATCGCCCGGTGGCCTACTTTTGTATTGAGTTTGGTCTGCACGAGTCGCTGCCCCTCTACGCCGGGGGGCTGGGGGTGCTAGCGGGGGACAGTCTCAAATCGGCCTCGGACCTGGGGGTACCGATGGTGGGGGTGGGGCTGCTCTACCGCCAGGGCTACTGTCATCAGCACCTCAACCGCAGCGGCTGGCAGGAAGAGCACTACGCCCACTGCGAGGTGAACCACCTGCCAATGGAGCTGGTGCGCGACGAGTTTGGCCAGCCGGTGACGATCAAGCTCGACATTCGCCAGCGGCCGGTGCGGGTGCAGGTGTGGCGGGTGCAGGTGGGGCGATCGCAGCTGTACCTGCTCGACACCGATCGCAGCGACAACGATCCCCTCGATCGCCGCATCACCAGTCAGCTCTACGGCGGCAACCCCGAAACCCGGCTGGCCCAGGCCCTGGTGCTGGGCATTGGCGGCGTGCGCATGCTCTACGCCCTCGACATTGAGCCGATGGTCTACCACCTTAACGGCAGTCACGGGGCCTTTGGGCTGCTGGAGGTGGCCCTGCGCGACCTGCGCTACAGCGAGGCCGACTTTGGCGCGATCGCGACCCAGGTGCGCCAGCGCAGCGTGTTTACCACCCATTCCCCTGTATCGGCGGCCAGCAACGTGTTTGCCGCCGACCTGATCGAGTCGTTTTTGGGCGGCTACTGGCCCCACCTGGGCCTGTCGCGGGAGGACTTTCTGGCCCTGGGCAACCGCCGCCCCGACGACCCCTGGGATCTCTTCTCAATGACGGTGCTGGCCCTGCGCCTGAGCGGTAAGGCCAACGGCGTCAGCCCCCGCCACGGCGAGCTCTGCCGCGAGATGTGGCAGGCCCTCTACCCCGATCGCGCCGTTGAGCAGGTGCCAATTGGGGCAATTACCAACGGTGTCCACGCCGCCACCTGGACAGCCCCGCTGATGGGCGACCTCTATCGTCAGTACCTGGGCTACGACGACCCTACTCCCACCCCCGACCCCAGCCGCTGGAGTCGCATCGACGCGATTCCTGACGAGCAGCTGTGGCAGCGGCACAGCCTGCTCAAGGAACGGTTGATCGCCTACACCCGCGACCGCGTCCGCACGGCCCGCCTCAGTCGGGGCGAGGCCGCCGATGAAATTGCCGCCGTCGATCATCTGCTCGATCCGGCAGTGCTCACCCTGGGCTTTGGCCGCCGGTTTAGCCCCTATAAGCGGGGCGAGCTGCTGTTCAGCGATCTGCACCGAGCCATCCGCATTCTGGCCCACCCCCGCCGCCCCATTCAGATCGTGTTTGCGGGCAAGGCCAACCCTACCGATGAGGAGGGTAAGCGAATTATTCAGCGGCTGATGGAGTGGTGCCGCCACCCGGCCCTGCGCGATCGCGTCGCCTTCATCGAAGACTACGATATGGCGGTGGCCAAGCGGCTGCTGGCCGGGGTCGATCTGTGGCTGAACCACCCCCGCCGCCCCGAGGCCTCCGGCACCAGTGGCCAAAAGGTAGCCCTCAACGGCGGCCTCAACTGCGCCACCCTCGACGGTTGGTGGGCCGAAGCCTACCAGGCTGGGGGGGCAGGCCAAGTGGCCAACGGCTGGGTGATTGGCAAAGCCAACCCCGCCACCGACCACGACAGCCAAAATCACCAGGATGCCGACTCCCTCTACGACCTGCTGGAGCACCACATTGCCCCCCTGTACTACCAGCGCGATCTGGCCGGGCTGCCCCGCCAGTGGATTGCGATGATGAAGGCGTCGATCCAGTCCTGCGCGCCCTACTACAACAGCGATCGCATGGTGGCCGACTACCTCACCCAGATGTACCTGCCCAGCCCAGAGCCTGTGGCGGTGGGGGCAGGGGGTTGA
- a CDS encoding tetratricopeptide repeat protein, producing MKVSRQSANLLTLRSRSWTLWLISPSLVVIGLVVGTVAVGKSVLQCDRATTGQCTLTHSNTFNQKTQTFPITDLEEAEVFSSRNSEGDSRYLVLLQTNQGSIEFNRGYSDDWFRANNQADRVNRFLQTQTMSRLYLREDNRWLGWLFMLCFSGVGLLMLLNTKVMTCSFDKSANRFSLRLVGLTGSRQYQGSLQQILGMRLDLLSQAREDDDDSIGARLAIVLKNGETIPFAKVYSGDADKLAVVIRQVNDFLRLPPLPAWDAADALKAQTKIALPMVTGGAAQRQTAMAESQQALRQNPDDVEAYQRLATALSMQGKKDQAQQLLETARIRFQSRGDWNQAAYLDYVLGLLRLKGKTHWWEAC from the coding sequence ATGAAAGTGAGCCGTCAAAGCGCGAACCTGCTAACGCTGCGATCGCGGTCCTGGACGCTGTGGCTGATCAGCCCATCATTGGTCGTGATAGGGCTGGTGGTGGGCACCGTGGCGGTGGGCAAATCGGTCTTACAGTGCGATCGCGCCACCACGGGCCAATGTACGCTGACCCACTCCAACACGTTTAACCAAAAGACCCAGACCTTTCCCATCACCGATCTAGAGGAGGCCGAGGTTTTTTCCTCCCGTAACAGTGAAGGCGACAGCCGTTACCTGGTGCTTTTGCAAACCAATCAAGGCTCCATTGAGTTCAACCGTGGCTACAGCGACGACTGGTTCAGGGCCAACAACCAGGCCGACCGGGTCAATCGCTTCCTGCAAACGCAGACCATGTCCCGTCTGTACCTGAGGGAGGACAACCGCTGGCTGGGCTGGCTATTTATGCTTTGCTTCAGCGGCGTTGGTCTACTCATGCTGCTCAACACCAAAGTGATGACCTGCAGCTTTGACAAGAGCGCCAATCGCTTTAGCCTGCGGCTGGTGGGGCTGACCGGCTCCCGCCAGTACCAGGGCTCCCTGCAGCAAATTCTAGGGATGCGGCTGGATCTATTGAGCCAGGCCAGAGAGGATGACGACGACAGCATCGGTGCCCGGCTGGCCATTGTGCTTAAGAATGGCGAAACCATTCCCTTCGCCAAAGTCTACTCAGGAGACGCAGACAAGCTGGCGGTGGTCATCCGACAGGTGAACGATTTCTTACGGTTGCCCCCGCTGCCCGCCTGGGATGCCGCTGACGCCTTGAAGGCGCAGACCAAAATTGCGCTGCCGATGGTGACTGGGGGGGCGGCCCAGCGCCAAACTGCCATGGCCGAGTCCCAGCAGGCGCTGCGCCAGAACCCTGACGATGTGGAAGCCTACCAGCGGCTGGCCACGGCCCTGTCGATGCAGGGTAAAAAAGACCAGGCCCAGCAGCTGCTGGAGACGGCCCGGATTCGCTTTCAAAGTCGGGGCGACTGGAATCAGGCGGCCTATCTCGACTATGTGCTGGGCCTGCTCAGGCTGAAGGGTAAAACCCACTGGTGGGAGGCCTGCTGA
- a CDS encoding type II CAAX prenyl endopeptidase Rce1 family protein — protein MRYFRLRAYIALKLTLHRLRQAVTTRPQPRDWLLAAGLTLALGAATVPLGLRSHFLALGLAEVTWADGLRLAARVLVVPALIEEGFWRVLLLPHPTEIMSDRQRWRLGFPMLGLFVVMHPLNAMTLYPRALATFTDPVFLLAAALLGLVCTFAYWRSGSLWIVTAMHWLVVTVWLLFLGGYHQLRL, from the coding sequence TTGCGCTACTTTCGTCTGCGGGCCTACATTGCGCTCAAGCTCACGCTCCATCGTCTGCGACAGGCGGTTACCACGCGTCCCCAGCCCCGCGATTGGTTGCTGGCGGCTGGGCTGACGCTGGCGCTGGGGGCGGCCACCGTTCCGCTGGGGCTGCGTAGCCATTTTCTCGCCCTTGGCCTGGCCGAGGTGACCTGGGCCGACGGGCTGCGGCTGGCGGCTCGGGTACTGGTGGTGCCCGCGCTGATTGAAGAAGGGTTTTGGCGGGTGCTGCTGCTGCCTCACCCGACGGAGATTATGAGCGATCGCCAGCGCTGGCGGCTGGGCTTCCCCATGCTGGGCCTGTTTGTGGTCATGCACCCGCTCAATGCCATGACCCTCTACCCCAGGGCCCTGGCCACCTTTACCGATCCGGTGTTTCTGCTGGCCGCCGCCCTGCTGGGGTTGGTCTGCACCTTTGCCTACTGGCGATCGGGTTCGCTGTGGATCGTGACCGCCATGCACTGGCTGGTCGTCACCGTATGGCTGCTGTTTTTAGGCGGTTACCACCAGCTCAGGCTGTAG
- a CDS encoding TOBE domain-containing protein produces MPRKSQGWITFQASEEERKILDDYCQRTQRSKTDILRELVRGLEQRPDSTPGEDEAAPFASDRDQQEFLAVQRDFAISARNLLRGKITAIAIDGVNAELTLAIAPGVELVAIITVSSVERMNLTVGKAVYAVVKSNNVMIAAVP; encoded by the coding sequence ATGCCGCGAAAAAGCCAAGGATGGATCACCTTTCAGGCCTCCGAAGAGGAGCGCAAAATTCTCGACGACTACTGCCAGCGCACCCAGCGCAGCAAAACCGACATTCTGCGGGAGCTGGTGCGCGGCCTGGAGCAGCGGCCCGACAGCACCCCAGGGGAAGACGAGGCTGCGCCCTTCGCCAGCGATCGCGATCAGCAGGAGTTTCTGGCTGTGCAGCGCGACTTTGCCATCAGCGCCCGCAACCTGCTGAGGGGCAAAATCACCGCGATCGCCATTGATGGGGTCAATGCCGAACTCACCCTGGCGATCGCGCCTGGGGTAGAGCTGGTGGCGATCATCACCGTATCCTCCGTGGAGCGCATGAACCTGACTGTGGGTAAGGCCGTCTATGCCGTGGTGAAGTCCAACAACGTGATGATCGCGGCGGTTCCATAG
- a CDS encoding ATP-binding protein, translating into MAAQARANFIAVNGPELLSRWVGAAEQAVRELFAKARQAAPCVVFIDEIDTLVPARGQYMGDSGVSDRVVGQLLTELDGLQGCPNVLLIGATNRPSALDPAILRAGRIDLQLEIGLPDTAGRLAILQVHNGDRPLEAVDLNHWASRTEGWNGADLALLSNQAALEAVREFRAQGHSDPSQLHIVAHHWEQAYQAILSQRSSVANRG; encoded by the coding sequence GTGGCGGCCCAGGCCCGGGCCAACTTCATCGCCGTCAACGGTCCCGAGCTGCTGAGCCGCTGGGTAGGGGCCGCCGAACAGGCCGTGCGGGAGCTGTTTGCCAAGGCCCGCCAGGCCGCCCCCTGCGTGGTGTTCATCGATGAGATCGACACCCTGGTGCCCGCCCGGGGCCAGTACATGGGGGACTCTGGGGTGAGCGATCGCGTGGTCGGCCAGTTGCTCACCGAGCTGGACGGCCTCCAGGGCTGTCCCAACGTGCTGCTGATTGGCGCCACCAACCGCCCCAGCGCCCTCGATCCCGCCATTCTGCGGGCCGGACGGATTGATCTACAACTGGAGATTGGCCTGCCGGACACCGCCGGGCGACTGGCAATCTTGCAGGTGCACAACGGCGATCGCCCCCTGGAGGCCGTTGACCTCAACCACTGGGCCAGCCGCACCGAGGGCTGGAACGGAGCCGACCTGGCCCTGCTCAGCAACCAGGCGGCGCTGGAAGCCGTGCGTGAGTTCCGCGCCCAGGGCCACAGCGATCCCAGCCAGCTCCACATCGTCGCCCACCACTGGGAGCAGGCCTACCAGGCCATCCTCAGCCAGCGTAGCTCGGTGGCCAACCGGGGCTAG